The Thermincola ferriacetica region TTATATTCTTTCTGTACACCGGTAATAGATTCTTCCGTTACCCGGACAATAAAAGGCAAATTAATAACAGACAAAGCAAAGGCCCCGGCCAGTATGGAGTATCCCCAGCCGGTCATATTGACAAAAATTATTAAACCAAAAAGCCCTACAACAATCGAAGGCAAAGATGCCAGGGTTTCTATACAGGTCCTGATGATTTTTACCAGCGGCCCGTTTTTGGCATATTCAGCCATATAAACGCCTGCCAGTAAACCTATAGGCACTGTAATAAGCATAGAAAGGACCAACAGGTAAAAAGAGTTGAAGATTTGAGGCCCAATCCCGCCTCCGGCAGCTATATTTGTCGGAGGACTGGTTAAAAAATGCCAGTCAATCACTTTAGCGCCATGGTAAAGAATATATCCGATCAGAAACAAAAGAAGAGCAATTACAGTAAGCGCTCCGGCCCAAAACATCCCAGTGGCCAATTTATCGGCTGTTCTGGCGTTCACTGGTTAACCCCCCTTTTACTCACCAGTCTGATTATGATAATAAAAAAGAATGACATGATTAGCAGCACCAGGGCCATGGTCCAAAGAGCATTGTTCCAGGGGGACCCCATAGCAGTATACCCCATGTCCATAGTAATTCCACTGGTCAATGTGGTAGCCGGATCAAGTAGGGAATGTGGTATCTTCCTCACATTGCCCAGCACCATTTGGACTGCCAGCGCTTCTCCGAAAGCTCTGGCCAGGCCCAGGATCAGTCCTGTCATGATGCCGGGCAAGGCTGCCGGAAACAGGACTCGGCGAATTAATTGCCAGCGCGTACTACCCAAAGCATAGGAGGCTTCTTTATATGAATTAGGGAGTGCCTTAATCCGGTCTGTGGCAACACTGACGGTAGTAGGCAGAATCATAACGGCGAGGACCAGACCGGCAGCCAAAACACTGACCCCTAATCCGCCAAAGGTGCTTCTTATGAAAGGTACCAGGACACTCAGGCCAATCCACCCGTATACTACAGAAGGGATACCGGCTAACAGTTCAACGGCAGGCTGCAAAAATCTTTGACCAATGCTTGGCGCTATTTCCGTAATAAAAAAGGCGGAAATGATGCTTAACGGCGCGCTTAGCAACACTGCGAACAATGAGACTACAATCGAGCCTGCCAAAAAAGGCAAAATCCCGAATGAAGGGCCTCCTTCGGCTGCGCTACGATCGGGGAACCAATCGGTGTTTAAAAATACATTGGAAAAACTAATGTGGTTGCTGAAAAAGATGGCCAAACCTTTGGAAGCAATAAAGAAAATAATTGAAATCGTGAGCACAATTACCAGAGCTACACATAAAAAAGAAGCCCATTTACCAATTAACTCGTTTTTCACATTTTTTAAATTCAACGTTCCAAACACCCCTAATCAAAATAAAAACCACTCATTAATAAAAGCATGATGGGACAGCCCCAACAAAATTGAAGCTGCCCTGGCCTGAATTAACTTTCTTAAAAATATGCTTTTACTTCGCGCCTTTCTCTACCTTCATTTCAGTTACCGGTATATAGCCCAATTTTGGAACAAGAGTTTTCTGAACATCGTCGGAAAGCATATAATCCAGGAAAGCCTTGGTTAAACCCTTAGGTTCACCCTTGGTATACATGTGCTCATAAGACCAGACAGGATACTTTCCTTCGACAATGTTTTCCTTGGTGGGAGCGACTCCATCAAGGCTTACAGCCACTACGCTCTTATCAACATAGGATAATGCTAAGTATCCAATCGCGCCAGGGGTTTCTGCAATAATCTTCCTAACGGTTCCCGAAGAATCCTCTTCAATTCCACTGGCTTCCTCCGCACCATCCAACGCGTATTTCTTGAAGGTAGCACGAGTACCGGAACCTTTTGGCCTGTTCACCAAGGTAATTTTTTGGTCTATACCTCCAACATCTTTCCAATTAGTAATTTTGCCGGTAAAAATATCAATTAACTGCTGTTTGGTAAGGTTGTTGACCTTAACCTTGGGGTTTACCACCGCAGCCATGCCCACAACGGCTACCTTGTGGTCAACTAACTGGCTGGCATCGATACCGTCTTTTTCTTCAGCGAAAACATCAGAGTTTCCGATATTAGCTGCTCCCTGGGAAACCTGGGTAAGACCTGTACCGCTTCCTCCACCGTTAACAACTATTTGGGCATCCGGATTCTCACTCATAAACTGCTGTGCTGCCTGGTCCACCAATGGTTGTAAAGCTGTTGAACCAACAGCGGTAATTGAACCGGCAATCCCATTTTCTCCTGCTGTTTGTCCCTGATTGGTTCCTTCCTGGTTTGTCTTATTGGTTCCTTCCTGGTTTGTCCCACTGCATCCTACGACAGCGAAAACTAGCAATGCTGCCAAAGTTACTAATAAGATCTTTTTCAATTTTTGCACTTTTTTGCCCCTCCTTTAAATATTCTAATTATTTTTCGATGGCCAACCTTTGCCACAATTCACATTATAAAACACAACTGTTAACATCCAATTATGACATTGTTAAGGTTATGTTAATTAATGTGAACTTTGCGTAAAAGAAAAAAGGCGGCACCAGATGCCACCTGTTTAGGTGAAGAAATTTCATGCAAACAGTCTTCTTTTTTCAGATTAATGAAAAGGTATTCTTCTTTAGGCCAATTCTTTAAAACGATAACCCACACCGCGCACTGTTTCTATAAAGCCGGGCTGAGAAGGATCCCGTTCAATTTTCTGACGTAAGTGGTAAATGTGTACATCAACTGTACGGGTGTCACTCGTATAATCAAAACCCCATATGGTAGATAACAGGAAATCCCTGCTGAAAACCTTACCCGGGTTGTTTATCAGGAGGACAAGTAATTCATATTCTTTTAATGTCAGGTCCAGTTTCTCCCCATTTAAAAAAACCTCATACCGGGCAGGTCGCACAACCAAGGGCCCATAGACTATCTCTTCTTCAACCTTTCTATCGGCATGTTTAATAAGGCCGGTTCTTCTCCGCAACCTGGCCTTCACGCGCGCTACCAACTCCCGTGGGCTGAAAGGCTTTGTTACGTAGTCATCGGCCCCCAACTCGAGGCCAATGATTTTGTCCATTTCATCAGACTTGGCCGTCACCATGATTACCGGTATATCTGCCGTTTGCGGCTTTTTGCGCAAAGTCCGGCATACTTCCAGCCCGTCTATCCCAGGTAACATCAGGTCAAGAAGAATTAAATCAGGCCTATAATTTTCTGTTTCCTTGATGGCAGTAAGTCCGTCTTGGGCTACTTTAACATCGAATCCTTCCTTTTGAAGAACGAATCTAACAAGTTCAATTATGTGATGCTCGTCGTCAACAATTAATATTTTAGCCACTTTTACCACCATACCTAAAAGAATTCTAACCCCATTTTAGGATAGGTATGTAAAGGGGCTATTATTTAATAGTTAAATTTTTGTTAATCTTTAGTTAAAAAACTAAATTAAATAAGTTTGTTAAAGTTTTCCTTCCATAACCAACCGCATTATATCCCGCCTGCTAACAAGGCCAACTAATTTTCCATCGGCCAATATGGGCACGTTTTTTATTTTTTCCCGGACCATCACTCTGGCTATTTCCGAAATGGGGGTATCCTCACTGGCTGTAAACAGCTCTTCGGTCATTACTTCCCTCGCTGTAGTTCCCGACCTTTTATTTATTGATTTAATCATTTCGCGAAGTTTTCCTAAAAAAGCTACTCCTACATCGACAGGCTCCCCATCAGAATAAGCACGGTAGATTATATCACCTTCCGTAACCACTCCTAAAACCTTTAAATTATCATCAACAATAGGCAGCATACTGACGTTGAAGTTCAGCATCATCCTTATTAATTCCTGAATGCTGTTTTCAGGTTTGCCGGTAAGCACATTGGTATGCATTACTTCTTTAGCCAGCATTGATTCCACTCCTTACCGCGTTTTTGATCTTAATTCATGTTATCATACAAAACCTGGTTTTGTAAACATTGGTAAAACTCTTGCTGGCGTGACTGGCATCTTTATATTAACATTTGTTTTTCATTGAGAAAAAATCAAGAAATGATGTAGTAACAAGCATCCACTTCCTCGTCATCAGCCTGAGCCAGGACAGCACCCAGTTGAGAAAGGTGTTCCGCTTCCCTGAGGCTTTCTCCTGTACCGATCATGCGGCGTCCTACTGCCCTGCTGGCCTGTGATTCCGGATGGTCCATTACGAATTGCATAATTTCTTTTACTTTTTCGTTTTTATCCATTTCCTTAACACCTCCGGTTTTAGTATGCCTCAAGCCGTTCTAAAAAAACCGGAGTTAAACTTGCCCGTCTCTTGTAAACTTGAATACATAATAGTTTTGGCCGTGTATTTGGGTTTTTCCACAAAAAACGGTCTGTTTTTTAATAAATTTTCCAAGACTGTCCTGATCCTTGGTAAAAAGCGGCCATTTGTTGAACTGGGCAATATTTGTATCAATTACTATGTAATCGGGGGATATTTCCTGCAAAGCCGTTTCCGCGGTTTTGCGTTCCAGATCCATAATCATGCGTACATTATGAAAACCTATGACACGACAGTCATCCAAATAAACAGCCAGGCTGGGCTGGGCGATCACCGTGGAATGAGGTTCGACCAAATTTTGCAGTGTCGCTGCACCATCATTGCCGTTTCTATACCCGGAAAAACTTTTTACTATACCTATCCCATTTGTGAAAATGAGCACAATCAAAAGAAAAACTAAACCTGTGCTTCTGTGTTTTTTCAGAGAATAGGCAGCATATAATGCCATGTAAGGAATTACCAAAGCGACGTAATAATTAATATACTTATTTGGCACAAGAACAACCAGTCCCAGGAAATTGACGGCCTGAATGAGCAGCAAGGTTTTGGCCTCGTTATCCTGTTTCTTGGTTAGACCAACAATCATCAATAAGGCTAACGGAATGAGCCAGAACAGCCATTGCCTGGCCTCCTGCAACAGCCGCAAAAAATTTTTTAACTGGACTAAAGGACCGCCCAGCCACCCGCTGTTTGCATAAAGATACCTCTGTACCGTAAAGTACTGTCTGACAAATTCATTCAGATCCCCAATTACAAAGGAAAAAGTTATAAGTACGGGAAAAGCAAGGGCAGCAAAAAACCGTTTATCTACTGACGCTTTTAACTTAAGTAATATTAAACCATCCAAAACGGTAAAAATACCAACCGGATGGTTCAGCACAGCCAAGCTGCCAATGAACCCGGCCTCTACCGGTCGTTTGTTCCAGGCAAAATAAAACGACGCCAGGGATAACAACAGGGTAAGCATCTCCATGCGCCCTATACAGGCCACCCAGATGAAAAGCACATTAAATACCAGTAAAATAGGAAACAGATGAGGTACCCCTAGGTTTTTGCCTATTTTATAAGCGAGGAGTAATGACAATAATCCCAGGAAGGCAGACAGTATTTTGATGGACCAGCAGTTAAAGCCGAACAATTTTATTGGTATGTACATTAACATTATGTATAAGGGATGTTGCCAGTAGGTTTTCGTCTGAAATTGAAATAGCCCGCTCATGGACGTGGTACCGAAATGACCTTCCTGAACAAAGTTTCTGGCCGGCTCCGCAAACAGGACTTCATCCATGGTTACCGGCATTTTCCCAAGCAAAGGAAAAGTATTGGCAATATAAAACATTAAAGCCAGAACCATTAATAACCTGGACAAGTTTTTGTGTGACAAACCAATTTGCATACGAACTCCACCAACCAAACCATGGTCCCGCCCGAAAAAATGAATTGTACATTACTGTTAATTGTTACCTTATTAATTATATTGTAACAATCTTCTAATTGCGCCGTCAATGAAAAACCGTAAAAAAAAGATAGGCGTCTGCCTATCCCCTTTGAAAAATCTTTTTAACTGGCCAGATTGGTTCTTTTTTCATTTAATATCTTATTAAATTCCTCCTGAGCCGAACGTCGCTTTACTTCTTTTTCTATAAGTTCTTTTATTCTGGCAGCCCGCGATTTGATAGACATGGGGCCGTTACTGGCCTCCTGCTCCTGCCATAAATACTCGTCTGCCAAACGCTCCAAAATCATTTTGGGAACTTGTCTTTTAGCATCGCTGGTAATGGTAAAATGAAAAAATCTCTGCACGTCTATTCCCCCTCAATTTTTCCATCTTTTTTATGGAGTTCACATCAAAAATTATCATTTTTCCAATATTTTACCTTAATATGTGATTAATTTCAACATTTTTTGCTCATCTTTCAATAAAACTTGATTTTTATATTAATATTGGAAAATTATGTTTTGGGGATTTCAACAGTCAACCGGTTGCCTTTAAAATAAACCTGGGCTTTTTCCGCCGCAATTCTCTTTGGCAATCTGTAGCACTGGTAAAAACTTTTCCAACTGGCAGCAGCCGAATGACTGTTTTTCTCTGAACTGCTTGTTTGCCCAAATACTTCCACCTTATCCCCTTCAACTCTTACATCCAATTTATTTTTTAATTCTTCCGGGACGATAAAATGCAGCAGGGTCCTGTCCCGCTCCTCCTGCACCTTTATGTTGTGCACGTCTATACCCTCAAAAAACTTATCCAAAGCCTTCAACTGAGCATTAAAGTAATTCTCAACAGCCCTGAAAAAATGCTCCAGGTTCCTGATGGCATCCCACGGTATCAGATCACTCATAAAAATCACTCCCCAAAAGGCCGTTTCTACTACTATTATATTAATCACCCTTTGCGGTTGTGATTTTTACCAAATCCTGGAATTCTGACAGTACCAGGTCAGGTTTATACCTGCGCAGCGTTTCAATACCATGGACACTCCACTTCACAGCAGCCGAACCTACACCGGCATTGACAGCACACTGGATGTCGAAGGGGCTGTCACCAACCATGAGAACTTTTCTTTTTGCCGGATGGTTGAGAATTTCCATGGCTCTGTTGATGGGAGCAGGATTGGGCTTATGGGCTTCCGTATCTTCAAAAGCTATCAGAGCATCAAAAAAACGGTCCAGGGAAAACAGACGCAGCCCCTTAAGAGCCACCTTTTTGATTTTTGAGGTAACTACCGCCATTTTAATACCTTTCTTACGCAGTTCCGTTAAAGTCTCCCTGACACCGGGAAAAAGAGTGGTAAGCTCGTCATGTTTTTCCTGATTAAAGGTTCTGTATGTATGGAGCATTTCCTCTACCTGGTCAGGGTCAAAAACTTTCATTATATCGACCAAAGGCACCCCAAAATAGGGATACAGCTCTTCATCAGAAACTTCCCGCCCCAAGTGTTTTTTAAAGGTATACCGGAAAGACTCCAGTACCAAAGTATTGGTATTGAGTAATGTTCCGTCCAGGTCGAACAAAATGCAATTATAGGCCATCCGATTATACCTCCTGGAAAATTTCAGTACAAAAATAGTATATCATCATTGTGAAGGCTATTTTTCTATGCCTGTAAAGCCTCACAAATGCCATATTTATAAATTATTGCCGAAGATCAAAAGTTATAACAACAAGCACCACAGCAGCCCTAAGGGTAATACGCCAAGTAATTTAAATCATTATTAAAAATCAAAAACTACAGATGATCCCTGGTTTTGCTTGGCAACTCGTTTTAATTCTGCTGCAATTTCGCCGATTTCCAAATAATTGCGGAATTTTCGTTTAGTATTATTAACTGCCGCCAATGATATGGACATAATCGGAAATTTTTCCGGCCGGCCGCGCCGGTTAGTAACTTCTATAAATCCTAGGGCAAGGTCCTTAGGATCGTATAAATTCCGGATATTTTTATCAAAGTTTTCAAGAATATAGTTGGCTATGTTTTTCGCGTATTCCGGTTTTGTGATTATAACAAAATCATCGCCGCCGATATGGCCAACAAAATCATCACCTGAACCAAACCTTACCAGGCTGTCACTTAAAATCTGGGCAGTTAGGAGAATAGCTTTATCTCCATTTTCAAAACCATACTTGTCATTAAATGCTTTGAAGTTATCCAAATCGGCATACAAGACCGTAAAGTCCCCATTTTCTTCCACTAAGGCTTTTAATTTTGCCTCAATGATAAGGTTACCCGGCAGACCGGTAAGTGGATTTGAATTTTGAGCACAGGAAATTCTCATTTTGGTAATGTTATTGAGCATGCTCATTATGGAAACTACTCCAGCATATTTCCCTCCCTTGTCAACCACTATTATAAGGTCATAAAGATTATATTCGTCACGGCTCATAGCAATTTGTGAAGCATCTTCAAGAGGCATGTCCGCATGCACAATTAAAGGCGATTTATCCATAATTAACGCTACCGGCCTGTTTTGATAAAGAGATACACCATAGTTCGTACCAAGTCTGTAATAAAGTTTGTTTTTCATAACAAGGCCGACAGGCTGACCATTTTCTACTACAACCAGACCGTTTAGATTTTTTTCATGTAAAATTTGTTCAACTTTGCTGACAGGGGTTTCTTTTTCTATTGTCTGTGTTAACTCTGCAATCTCTCCTATACGTATACCCAACCCGATGAACTGGTTATGCAGCTTAAGCGGTTTCGAGGTATTATTCAGATTTGCAATAAGCCTCATTGCTTCCGGAGTAATCTCCGGAGCCGGGTAGGACGGCCTGGCCAGATAGTACCCCTGCACATAATGTACTCCCAAATTATAAAGGGCTATTAACTCTTCACGGGTTTCCACTCCCTCCGCAATTATCTTTGCATTTACCGCGGCAGCAAGCTTTACCATTGCCTCAACAATAGCCTGTTTTGGGAGACTGGTATGAATTCCCCTGATGATAGACATATCAAGTTTTATATATTCCGGCCTCAATTCGACTATGGCCTGCAAACTGGAATAACCCGCGCCCGCATCATCAACGGCTATTGTGTACCCCTGCTCCCGGTAATGACATAATGATCGGCAAAAACTGTCAAAATCAGTAATAGCTGTGCGCTCCGTTATTTCAAAAGTAACCTGTTCGGGTTTAAAACCGCGGAGGGTAACACATTTTTTCGTTTTTCCGTTTTGGAAATGGGGGTCATTAACAACTTCTGCATTCATGTTGAGAAATAGCTGTTGGTGCGATTTTAAATCATGGATGTTGTTTAATGCTTCTTCGCGGCAAATTTGTTCCAACGCAAAAAGCAATTGGTTGTCCATAGCGGCCTGAAAAAGGTCAACTGGAGAAAATAATGGACTGCCCTCCGGCCCACGGGTAAGGGCTTCGTAACCCATAATTTCTCCGGTTTTTATATTGACAATCGGTTGGTATACAATCCTGATTTTCCTTTCTCTTATTATGTTTTCAAGTTCTTTACGTCTAAACGGCGGGTGATTAGAACAATCCTTTCGTTTTGTCTCGCTTACATTAACCGTACCTTCCATTTCCGCACCTACTCTCTTCCATAAAAGTATTGGAGTAAAAAACCATATCACTTATTATAAGTGTAGCTTATCTTTTTAAAAATTACGTTAAAAGATTTTTAAACTTTAATTAATTGCGTTGACCAGAAATTTTTAACCAGATTTTGAGATGGGCCAACTTCACGTTAATTTGGCTTTAACATGAATAGGAGATAATAGGTGCATAACTAAAATATCAGGAAAGTGGGTTAATTTGCCTCAATTCAGTGTGAAATAACGCCGGAAAACGGCCAAATGTTTTAAACTTACTTTTTCCCTTTTTTACCCACCACAATGTATTTGACCGTCATTTTATACGGCAGGACAGAAGCATTGCCTAAATAATCATAAACCTTTAAAAAGTAAATTCCGGATTTTTTAATCGGCAGGGTGAACAGCTCTTCTTCCCCCACCAGAGCCTGGTCTACCCGGGTAATCAAACGACCGGCGGAATCATATAGCTCAATAACCCCGTCAATATCGTTGGGGGGCTCCAACTTTAGGGTCAGTTGGGAAGAAGCAGGTATAAATATTTTAAACCAGTCCACGTCTTCTGTTCCCATGAATGTAGGGCTGAATACGGCATTGTTGCCCAAAGGTTTGGCCGTTTGCATTGTATTGTTGTTTTCCCAATAATCAGGCACAGCTTTAAAACTCCGGACCAGTAACGTATATGTCCCTTTGGGGACCTTGCCGGGGAACTCAGCCCAGCCATTTACAGCCAAATAATACCGTCCCGGCTTGGAAGCCATGAAAACCCCGGCATCGACACTCCCGCCGCCGCCGGAATTGATTTGAACAACATAATCCAGGTCAGGGTAATCATACTTACCTTCATTTGCTTTGTCGTTCCCGATATCTTCCCTTTTCCTGCCCTCCGGCTCCCGGAAAACTGCTACCATAGTATCCAGCCCCTGAGGCGGAATTATCTTTATCAGTACCGGTCCTTTTTCATAGATATCCAGGACATAATAATCTATATCATTCATCGGATAAAGGGTGCCTGTTTTCGTCTCTCCCAAGCCGATAGGAACAGATTTCTCGTATGTATCATTTATCTCGGCATCCACAAAGTTAAAGCTGTCAAAAGTCAGGGTAAATTTGTAGTCACCTGTTATATCCCCCAGATAATTAGCTATACTGATGTAGTATTTCCCTGGAGCAACTTTAAACCGCTGAGATTCGGCCGGGTCGGGCGGGACCGACACAAAAGGATCCGGCGACCCGTAATTTAGAAAGCTCACGGGTTCCATTTTTTCGTCATAAATTGTTATATCCGGGATAAGGGTTGTTACCGCCTGCCAGTCAAAGATAACAATCCCCGTCTTACTTACCTCAAATTGGTACCAATCCCGGTCTTCCGCACCGGAAAAATTGGCTTCAACTTGGCTGCCCAGTTCTATCGGGCGGGCATCTTTCTCTGATTCGTTCGGTTCATACCGGTCCTTAGGAGGATTGTACTCCGTTACCTGTAAAGTATATGGGCTATTCACCGCACCATTGGTTTTATCATATACCCTGAGATAGTAATATCCGGCCCCTTCTATATACGGTTTAAAAGTTCCTGTTTCATTTTTACCCTGTCCACCGGTATCAATTATCTGGTCGGCATGTTGGCCATTATCCCATAAATCTCCTTCCGTTCCCTTGTCTCCGGCGAATCCATCAGCCGGCGGCTCACCTATAACCTCGACAGCAAGATCAAGAC contains the following coding sequences:
- the pstA gene encoding phosphate ABC transporter permease PstA, producing the protein MNARTADKLATGMFWAGALTVIALLLFLIGYILYHGAKVIDWHFLTSPPTNIAAGGGIGPQIFNSFYLLVLSMLITVPIGLLAGVYMAEYAKNGPLVKIIRTCIETLASLPSIVVGLFGLIIFVNMTGWGYSILAGAFALSVINLPFIVRVTEESITGVQKEYKEGSLALGATKWQTIVKVLLPTAFPGLITGFVISAGRIFGEAAALLYTAGMSSPNLNFSRWLPTYPTSPFNPFRPGETLAVHIWKVNSESLIPDVRAVADGSAAVLIIVVLLFNILARWIGRRMQKRMG
- the pstC gene encoding phosphate ABC transporter permease subunit PstC, translated to MNLKNVKNELIGKWASFLCVALVIVLTISIIFFIASKGLAIFFSNHISFSNVFLNTDWFPDRSAAEGGPSFGILPFLAGSIVVSLFAVLLSAPLSIISAFFITEIAPSIGQRFLQPAVELLAGIPSVVYGWIGLSVLVPFIRSTFGGLGVSVLAAGLVLAVMILPTTVSVATDRIKALPNSYKEASYALGSTRWQLIRRVLFPAALPGIMTGLILGLARAFGEALAVQMVLGNVRKIPHSLLDPATTLTSGITMDMGYTAMGSPWNNALWTMALVLLIMSFFFIIIIRLVSKRGVNQ
- a CDS encoding phosphate ABC transporter substrate-binding protein, with protein sequence MQKLKKILLVTLAALLVFAVVGCSGTNQEGTNKTNQEGTNQGQTAGENGIAGSITAVGSTALQPLVDQAAQQFMSENPDAQIVVNGGGSGTGLTQVSQGAANIGNSDVFAEEKDGIDASQLVDHKVAVVGMAAVVNPKVKVNNLTKQQLIDIFTGKITNWKDVGGIDQKITLVNRPKGSGTRATFKKYALDGAEEASGIEEDSSGTVRKIIAETPGAIGYLALSYVDKSVVAVSLDGVAPTKENIVEGKYPVWSYEHMYTKGEPKGLTKAFLDYMLSDDVQKTLVPKLGYIPVTEMKVEKGAK
- a CDS encoding response regulator transcription factor; amino-acid sequence: MAKILIVDDEHHIIELVRFVLQKEGFDVKVAQDGLTAIKETENYRPDLILLDLMLPGIDGLEVCRTLRKKPQTADIPVIMVTAKSDEMDKIIGLELGADDYVTKPFSPRELVARVKARLRRRTGLIKHADRKVEEEIVYGPLVVRPARYEVFLNGEKLDLTLKEYELLVLLINNPGKVFSRDFLLSTIWGFDYTSDTRTVDVHIYHLRQKIERDPSQPGFIETVRGVGYRFKELA
- a CDS encoding CBS domain-containing protein, which produces MLAKEVMHTNVLTGKPENSIQELIRMMLNFNVSMLPIVDDNLKVLGVVTEGDIIYRAYSDGEPVDVGVAFLGKLREMIKSINKRSGTTAREVMTEELFTASEDTPISEIARVMVREKIKNVPILADGKLVGLVSRRDIMRLVMEGKL
- a CDS encoding ArnT family glycosyltransferase — its product is MQIGLSHKNLSRLLMVLALMFYIANTFPLLGKMPVTMDEVLFAEPARNFVQEGHFGTTSMSGLFQFQTKTYWQHPLYIMLMYIPIKLFGFNCWSIKILSAFLGLLSLLLAYKIGKNLGVPHLFPILLVFNVLFIWVACIGRMEMLTLLLSLASFYFAWNKRPVEAGFIGSLAVLNHPVGIFTVLDGLILLKLKASVDKRFFAALAFPVLITFSFVIGDLNEFVRQYFTVQRYLYANSGWLGGPLVQLKNFLRLLQEARQWLFWLIPLALLMIVGLTKKQDNEAKTLLLIQAVNFLGLVVLVPNKYINYYVALVIPYMALYAAYSLKKHRSTGLVFLLIVLIFTNGIGIVKSFSGYRNGNDGAATLQNLVEPHSTVIAQPSLAVYLDDCRVIGFHNVRMIMDLERKTAETALQEISPDYIVIDTNIAQFNKWPLFTKDQDSLGKFIKKQTVFCGKTQIHGQNYYVFKFTRDGQV
- a CDS encoding Hsp20/alpha crystallin family protein, yielding MSDLIPWDAIRNLEHFFRAVENYFNAQLKALDKFFEGIDVHNIKVQEERDRTLLHFIVPEELKNKLDVRVEGDKVEVFGQTSSSEKNSHSAAASWKSFYQCYRLPKRIAAEKAQVYFKGNRLTVEIPKT
- the ppaX gene encoding pyrophosphatase PpaX encodes the protein MAYNCILFDLDGTLLNTNTLVLESFRYTFKKHLGREVSDEELYPYFGVPLVDIMKVFDPDQVEEMLHTYRTFNQEKHDELTTLFPGVRETLTELRKKGIKMAVVTSKIKKVALKGLRLFSLDRFFDALIAFEDTEAHKPNPAPINRAMEILNHPAKRKVLMVGDSPFDIQCAVNAGVGSAAVKWSVHGIETLRRYKPDLVLSEFQDLVKITTAKGD
- a CDS encoding GGDEF domain-containing protein — translated: MEGTVNVSETKRKDCSNHPPFRRKELENIIRERKIRIVYQPIVNIKTGEIMGYEALTRGPEGSPLFSPVDLFQAAMDNQLLFALEQICREEALNNIHDLKSHQQLFLNMNAEVVNDPHFQNGKTKKCVTLRGFKPEQVTFEITERTAITDFDSFCRSLCHYREQGYTIAVDDAGAGYSSLQAIVELRPEYIKLDMSIIRGIHTSLPKQAIVEAMVKLAAAVNAKIIAEGVETREELIALYNLGVHYVQGYYLARPSYPAPEITPEAMRLIANLNNTSKPLKLHNQFIGLGIRIGEIAELTQTIEKETPVSKVEQILHEKNLNGLVVVENGQPVGLVMKNKLYYRLGTNYGVSLYQNRPVALIMDKSPLIVHADMPLEDASQIAMSRDEYNLYDLIIVVDKGGKYAGVVSIMSMLNNITKMRISCAQNSNPLTGLPGNLIIEAKLKALVEENGDFTVLYADLDNFKAFNDKYGFENGDKAILLTAQILSDSLVRFGSGDDFVGHIGGDDFVIITKPEYAKNIANYILENFDKNIRNLYDPKDLALGFIEVTNRRGRPEKFPIMSISLAAVNNTKRKFRNYLEIGEIAAELKRVAKQNQGSSVVFDF